The Stomoxys calcitrans chromosome 3, idStoCalc2.1, whole genome shotgun sequence genome includes a region encoding these proteins:
- the LOC106091436 gene encoding lectin subunit alpha — MKTCIAVVIALACVYNKIVVQADRGQLYQTSKNVTYFINQDYAYTWYEAFLECSFRNMTLLSLERDEKIDELLQVINKHKFSKKPPHLWTGGIGSNRKFVWSNTGRPIVSRLWGPGNPDNSANMENCVQIYENTKHLNDIKCVEKFGFVCEMTQCNLDVAKACDPEKTESRRIEKYSGFVFNFNQGK; from the exons ATGAAAACTTGTATAGCTGTGGTAATCGCTCTCGCCtgtgtgtataacaaaatcgtGGTACAAGCCGATAGGGGGCAGTTGTATCAGACATCAAAAAATGTCACATATTTCATTAATCAAGACTATGCG TACACCTGGTATGAAGCATTTTTAGAATGCAGCTTTCGCAATATGACTTTGTTATCTCTGGAAAGGGACGAAAAGATTGATGAACTGTTACAAGTCATCAATAAACATAAATT ttcgaaaaaaCCTCCTCATCTTTGGACTGGCGGCATTGGTTCCAATCGAAAATTTGTCTGGAGCAATACGGGTAGGCCAATTGTATCTCGTCTTTGGGGTCCTGGAAATCCCGATAACTCTGCCAATATGGAAAATTGTGTACAGATTTATGAAAATACCAAACACTTGAACGACATCAAATGTGTGGAGAAATTTGGCTTTGTGTGTGAAATGACACAGTGCAATCTTGATGTGGCTAAAGCATGCGATCCAGAGAAAACCGAAAGCAGGCGTATTGAGAAATACAGTGGttttgtgtttaattttaatcaaggcaaatga